In a genomic window of Solanum stenotomum isolate F172 unplaced genomic scaffold, ASM1918654v1 scaffold11373, whole genome shotgun sequence:
- the LOC125849900 gene encoding uncharacterized protein LOC125849900, translating into MENNGKGKEGTSKNESVFPKKDKKSVKAMAIEMIGKTVSRTELNLQILMKSKMLSVNQAYALIVQDESQKLAAISNYTHHEEVSTVFFTSRSSGSKKKNWNSVCEFCHMKGHVKNDCYKLMKCDHYGKTGHLIEKCFQLIGYPADFKLKGKNAQASFVNSQQEVQESQMVISGDKYKKILLWKQTRDITSPSGTNASTNMTGSAGNVQLPTGNFAQISHIGNYPLSGGDLLRDGLCVPSFRFNLMFVSKIPLLFSCNTVMFVLYLDKQDYHPVSSSRSIDAFHLLHLDVMELIRYPLYNLETKSCFISRDVVFYEDIFPFAQSSSAAEDPVMSLSSPIYSSQPIPNSVDHEVTTDSAIGQDDVDSPHVEVNVIPHDIAEAESSVIRNDVVDNVIPTPLRKYNRQHKPPTWLQDYVGRPPGAYACVCPISDVLGYSNLSPKYQAYIAKISVDCEPSNFKEVVKDRRWIEAMQSEIQALEDNCTWTVVDLPRGKRAIGCK; encoded by the exons ATGGAGAATAATGGAAAGGGCAAAGAAGGCACATCAAAGAATGAAAGTGTCTTTCCAAAGAAAGATAAGAAGTCAGTGAAGGCAATGGCTATTGAAATGATAGGCAAAACTGTG agcaggacAGAGCTCAATTTGCAAATTCTCATGAAATCAAAAATGCTAAGTGTGAATCAGGCTTATGCTTTAATTGTGCAGGATGAGAGTCAAAAACTAGCAGCTATCAGTAATTACACTCATCATGAAGAAGTATCAActgttttttttacttctagGAGTTCTGGATCTAAAAAGAAGAACTGGAATTCTGTATGTGAATTTTGTCACATGAAAGGGCATGTGAAGAATGACTGTTACAAGCTCATGAAGTGCGATCACTATGGAAAGACAGGACACCTGATTGAAAAATGCTTTCAATTGATAGGCTATCCAGCAGACTTCAAGCTTAAGGGGAAGAATGCTCAGGCCAGTTTTGTGAATTCACAACAGGAAGTGCAGGAAAGTCAGATGGTAATTTCTGGagataaatacaaaaaaattcttCTATGGAAACAAACAAGGGACATAACCTCACCATCAGGAACTAATGCTAGCACAAATATGACAG GTAGTGCAGGGAATGTACAATTGCCTACTGGAAACTTTGCTCAGATCAGTCATATTGGGAATTACCCATTGTCAGGAGGTGATCTTCTTAGAGATGGCCTCTGTGTGCCATCTTTTAGATTCAACCTTATGTTTGTTTCTAAG ATACCGCTTCTTTTCAGTTGCAACACTGTGATGTTTGTCCTATATCTAGACAAACAAGATTACCATCCTGTTAGTAGTAGTAGATCTATAGATGCTTTTCACTTGCTTCACTTGGAT GTTATGGAACTTATCAGATATCCGTTGTACAATTTGGAGACAAAATCATGTTTCATAAGCAGAGATGTTGTGTTCTATGAAGATATATTTCCATTTGCTCAGTCATCTTCAGCTGCTGAGGATCCAGTTATGTCACTCTCTTCCCCTATATACAGTTCTCAGCCTATTCCTAATTCTGTAGATCATGAGGTTACCACTGATAGTGCAATTGGACAAGATGATGTTGATAGTCCTCATGTTGAAGTAAATGTTATACCACATGATATTGCTGAGGCAGAATCTTCAGTAATTAGAAATGATGTTGTAGATAATGTCATCCCAACACCACTAAGGAAATACAATAGACAACATAAACCTCCTACTTGGTTGCAAGACTATGTGGGCAGACCACCAGGGGCATATGCTTGTGTTTGTCCTATATCTGATGTTCTTGGGTACTCTAACTTGAGTCCTAAATATCAAGCTTATATTGCTAAGATATCTGTTGATTGTGAGCCTAGCAATTTCAAGGAAGTTGTTAAGGATCGTAGATGGATAGAAGCTATGCAATCAGAGATACAAGCACTAGAGGACAATTGCACTTGGACTGTTGTAGACCTACCACGAGGAAAAAGGGCTATTGGATGTAAATGA